A window from Fragaria vesca subsp. vesca linkage group LG5, FraVesHawaii_1.0, whole genome shotgun sequence encodes these proteins:
- the LOC101313893 gene encoding uncharacterized protein LOC101313893, which yields MVLNIKVKLQGLWLRLLKLGPTDNPLSSFEYGTILALIESDAEGIGGSGFVECIREHINSGWHCQLTEEQFIAVKELTNHERETSGQNDALFLESRCYFFLTDGWILIVNN from the exons GGTCTGTGGCTGCGTCTTCTAAAACTGGGACCTACTGATAATCCTCTTTCTTCATTTGAGTATGGAACAATTCTTG CTTTAATTGAATCGGATGCAGAGGGGATTGGTGGCAGTGGGTTTGTTGAATGTATAAGGGAGCACATAAATTCG GGATGGCACTGTCAGTTAACTGAAGAACAATTTATTGCTGTGAAGGAACTG ACAAACCATGAGCGCGAGACAAGTGGGCAGAATGATGCTCTGTTTTTGGAAAGTAGGTGCTATTTTTTCTTGACCGATGGGTGGATTCTCATAGTGAACAATTGA
- the LOC101306639 gene encoding cytochrome P450 71A1-like — protein sequence MTPPTMIAILLVLLACLWSLISAFSKSKHQKLPPGPRPLPIIGNLHMLGNLPHRTLQNLAKQYGDIMSIRLGNVPTIVISSPKAAELFLKTHDTNFASRPKIQASEYLSYGTKGMAFSEYGPYWRHVRKLCTLQLFCSAKLEAFAPLRKEELGGLVGKLKKAAEEGEVVDVSEKIGEMNEGITYRMVLGCKRDDRFDLKAIVEEMFFLVGAFNISDFIPSLSAFDIQGLTKRLKKVSRTVDQLLDKIIDDHEQAAETEGGKQGQHEDFVDVLLSFTKQPLNPNDEQVHFLDRENVKAILLDMITAAFDTSATTIIWSLAELMRHPRIMKQLQEELQIVVGMDRGVEESDLPKLDYLNLVVKESFRLHPVAPLLLPHESIKDITIDGYDIPKKSRLIVNFWSIARDPNVWSENVEEFCPERFTNSNIDLQGHDYQLIPFGTGRRGCPGMQLGLTTVRLVLAQLMHCFNWELPNGMLPQDLDMTEKFGLSLSKAKHLLAKPTYRLM from the exons ATGACTCCTCCAACAATGATAGCCATCCTCCTGGTTCTCCTCGCATGCCTTTGGTCACTCATCTCTGCCTTCTCAAAATCAAAACACCAAAAACTACCACCCGGCCCTCGGCCACTTCCCATAATCGGAAACCTCCACATGCTAGGCAACCTTCCCCACCGAACCCTCCAAAACTTGGCCAAACAATACGGAGACATCATGTCCATTCGTCTAGGCAATGTTCCTACCATTGTTATCTCCTCCCCAAAAGCCGCCGAGTTATTCCTCAAAACTCATGACACTAACTTCGCCAGCCGGCCAAAAATCCAAGCCTCCGAGTACTTGTCCTACGGCACAAAGGGCATGGCCTTTTCCGAATATGGTCCCTATTGGCGCCATGTGAGGAAGCTCTGCACGCTTCAGCTCTTCTGTTCAGCGAAACTGGAGGCTTTCGCGCCGCTGCGGAAGGAGGAGCTGGGAGGGCTGGTGGGAAAGCTGAAGAAAGCTGCAGAGGAAGGTGAGGTTGTGGATGTTAGTGAGAAGATTGGAGAGATGAATGAGGGCATAACGTATAGGATGGTGTTGGGATGTAAAAGGGACGATAGGTTTGATCTGAAAGCCATCGTTGAGGAAATGTTCTTCTTGGTCGGGGCTTTCAATATTTCTGATTTCATTCCTTCCCTCAGTGCATTTGATATTCAG GGATTGACTAAGCGATTGAAGAAAGTGAGCAGAACGGTCGATCAACTCTTGGACAAGATAATTGACGATCATGAACAAGCTGCGGAAACTGAGGGTGGAAAACAAGGCCAGCATGAGGACTTTGTAGATGTGTTGCTTTCGTTTACGAAACAACCGTTGAATCCGAATGATGAGCAAGTTCATTTTCTTGATCGAGAAAATGTGAAGGCCATCTTACTTGACATGATCACAGCGGCTTTCGATACTTCTGCTACAACGATTATTTGGAGCCTTGCAGAGCTCATGAGGCATCCAAGGATCATGAAGCAACTCCAAGAAGAGCTCCAAATTGTGGTTGGTATGGACCGAGGGGTAGAAGAATCTGATTTGCCAAAGCTGGATTACTTGAATCTGGTGGTCAAGGAGAGCTTCAGACTACACCCAGTTGCACCCTTGCTCCTCCCACATGAATCCATCAAGGACATTACAATCGATGGATACGACATACCGAAGAAATCGCGACTCATAGTGAATTTCTGGAGCATTGCAAGGGATCCCAATGTTTGGTCGGAAAATGTTGAGGAATTCTGTCCGGAAAGGTTTACAAACAGCAACATAGACCTTCAGGGACATGACTATCAGCTCATCCCATTTGGGACTGGCCGAAGAGGGTGTCCGGGTATGCAATTAGGGCTAACCACAGTTAGGCTAGTTCTGGCACAGCTGATGCATTGCTTTAACTGGGAGCTCCCAAATGGCATGCTACCCCAAGACTTGGACATGACAGAGAAGTTTGGTTTGTCATTGTCAAAAGCCAAACACTTGCTTGCCAAGCCTACGTACCGTCTTATGTAG
- the LOC101306927 gene encoding cytochrome P450 71A1-like has translation MASETSKALISRQSGLLVLLACIWSLISASSKSKHQTLPPGPRPLPIIGNLHMLGNLPHRTLQNLAKQYGDIMSLRLGNVPAIVISSPKAAEPFLKTHDTNFASRPKIQATEYFYCTKGMAFSEYGPYWRHVRKICTLQLFCPAKLETFAPLRKEELGGLVGKLKRAAEEGEVVDVSEKIGEMNEDITYRMVLGCKRDDRFDLKAIVEEIFFLVGAFNISDFIPSLSAFDIQRIKRLKKVSKTADQLWDKIIDDHEQAAETKGGGKQGQHEDFVDVLLSFTKQLLNPNDEQVHFLDRENVKAILLDMITAAFDTSATTIIWSLAELMRHPRIMKRLQEELQTVVGMDRMVEESDLPNLDYLDLVVKESFRLHPVAPLLDPHESIKDITIDGYDVPKKSRLIVNFWSIARDPNVWSENVEEFCPERFTNINVYRQGHHYQLIPFGTGRRGCPGMQLGLTTVRIVLAQLVHCFNWELPNGMLPLDLDMTEKFGLSMSMAKHLLAKPTFRLM, from the exons ATGGCATCAGAAACTAGCAAAGCTTTGATTTCTAGG CAATCCGGCCTCCTGGTTCTCCTCGCATGCATCTGGTCACTCATCTCTGCCTCCTCAAAATCAAAACACCAAACACTACCACCCGGCCCTCGACCACTTCCCATAATCGGAAACCTCCACATGCTAGGCAACCTTCCCCATCGAACCCTCCAAAACTTGGCCAAACAATACGGAGATATCATGTCCCTTCGTCTAGGCAATGTTCCTGCCATTGTTATCTCCTCCCCAAAAGCCGCCGAGCCATTCCTCAAAACTCATGACACTAACTTCGCCAGCCGGCCAAAAATCCAAGCCACCGAGTACTTCTACTGCACAAAGGGCATGGCCTTTTCCGAATATGGTCCCTATTGGCGCCATGTGAGGAAGATCTGCACGCTTCAGCTCTTCTGTCCTGCAAAACTGGAGACTTTCGCGCCGCTGCGGAAGGAGGAGCTGGGAGGGTTGGTGGGAAAGCTGAAGAGAGCAGCAGAGGAAGGTGAGGTTGTGGATGTTAGTGAGAAGATTGGTGAGATGAATGAGGACATAACGTATAGGATGGTGTTGGGGTGTAAAAGGGACGATAGGTTTGATCTGAAAGCCATTGTTGAGGAAATATTCTTCTTGGTTGGGGCTTTCAATATTTCTGATTTCATTCCTTCCCTCAGTGCATTTGATATTCAG AGAATAAAGCGATTGAAGAAAGTGAGCAAGACGGCCGATCAACTCTGGGACAAGATAATTGACGATCATGAACAAGCTGCGGAAACTAAGGGTGGTGGAAAACAAGGCCAGCATGAGGACTTTGTAGACGTGTTGCTTTCGTTTACGAAGCAACTGTTGAATCCGAATGATGAGCAAGTTCATTTTCTTGATCGAGAAAATGTGAAGGCCATCTTACTTGACATGATCACGGCTGCTTTCGATACTTCTGCTACAACAATTATTTGGAGCCTTGCAGAGCTCATGAGGCATCCAAGGATCATGAAGCGACTCCAAGAAGAGCTCCAAACTGTGGTTGGTATGGATCGAATGGTAGAAGAGTCTGATTTGCCAAATCTGGATTACTTGGATCTGGTGGTCAAGGAGAGCTTCAGACTACACCCAGTTGCACCCTTGCTCGACCCACATGAATCCATCAAGGACATTACAATCGATGGATACGACGTACCGAAGAAATCGCGACTCATAGTGAATTTCTGGAGCATTGCAAGGGATCCCAATGTTTGGTCGGAAAATGTTGAGGAATTTTGTCCGGAAAGGTTTACGAACATCAACGTATACCGCCAGGGACATCACTATCAGCTCATCCCATTTGGGACTGGCCGAAGAGGATGTCCGGGTATGCAATTAGGGCTAACCACAGTTAGGATAGTTCTGGCACAGCTGGTGCACTGCTTTAACTGGGAGCTCCCAAATGGCATGCTACCTCTAGACTTGGACATGACAGAGAAGTTTGGTTTGTCAATGTCAATGGCCAAACACTTGCTTGCCAAGCCTACATTCCGTCTTATGTAG